From Phragmites australis chromosome 5, lpPhrAust1.1, whole genome shotgun sequence, a single genomic window includes:
- the LOC133919359 gene encoding auxin response factor 8-like, whose amino-acid sequence MITFADLTEPAAAGAERCVDRQLWLACAGGVCTVPPVGASVFYFPQGHAEHALGLAGAANLSAARVPALVPCRVAAVRYMADPDTDEVFARIRLVPLRAGDADAGPEDDAAAAAADEQEKRASFAKTLTQSDANNGGGFSVPRYCAETIFPRLDYAADPPVQNVVAKDVHGAAWKFRHIYRGTPRRHLLTTGWSTFVNQKKLVAGDSIVFLRGDVGDLHVGIRRAKRGFYGAGGGGGKEVPMTGWDQYAGLMRGNVSPCGAARAQGKVWHEDVAEAARLAAAGQPFEVVYYPRASTPEFCVRAAAVRAAMRVQWSPGMRFKMVFETEDSSRISWFMGTVAGVQVADPIRWPQSPWRLLQVTWDEPDLLQNVKRVSPWLIELVSSMPAIHLASFSPPRKKPRIPAYPEFFPFEGQLLNPAFPPSPLAHGHHDHHYLHTYPSFFPFPDGSAPAAIQGARHAQFVPSLSDLHLTHLQSSLLYPGLRRPDHVGPKTPIPPRINTDLTIGGAPARDDVSCALSISATKKPDAVKPAGLVLFGQTILTEQQMSLSSSGCATSPEATGNSSLNWNAEKGANVSEGSGSGVIQNSPTNKASSERLQWFRDSSQITELSLEPGQCKVFIESDTVGRNLDLSALSSFDELYGRLSEMFCIESAELRSRVLYRGATGEVKHAGDEPFSDFVKSARRFTILTDAGSDNLGS is encoded by the exons ATGATCACGTTCGCAGACCTGACGGAGCCGGCCGCGGCCGGCGCCGAGCGGTGCGTGGACCGGCAGCTGTGGCTGGCGTGCGCGGGCGGCGTGTGCACCGTGCCGCCCGTCGGCGCCAGCGTCTTCTACTTCCCGCAGGGCCACGCCGAGCACGCGCTCGGCCTCGCCGGGGCGGCTAACCTCTCCGCGGCGCGCGTCCCGGCGCTCGTGCCCTGCCGCGTCGCCGCCGTGCGGTACATGGCCGACCCGGACACCGACGAGGTCTTCGCCAGGATCCGACTAGTCCCGCTCCGCGCCGGGGATGCGGACGCAGGCCCTGAGGACgatgctgcggcggcggccgccgacGAGCAGGAGAAGCGGGCGTCGTTCGCCAAGACGCTGACGCAGTCCGACGCCAACAACGGCGGCGGGTTCTCGGTGCCGAGGTACTGCGCGGAGACCATCTTCCCGCGGCTCGACTACGCCGCCGATCCGCCCGTGCAGAACGTTGTCGCCAAGGACGTGCACGGGGCCGCGTGGAAGTTCCGGCACATCTACCGGGGCACGCCGCGCCGGCACCTGCTCACCACGGGGTGGAGCACGTTCGTGAACCAGAAGAAGCTCGTCGCGGGCGACTCCATCGTGTTCCTCCGCGGTGACGTCGGGGACCTGCACGTCGGCATCCGGCGCGCCAAGCGTGGGTTCTacggcgccggcggaggcggaggcaagGAGGTCCCGATGACCGGGTGGGACCAGTACGCGGGCCTGATGCGAGGCAATGTGAGCCCGTGCGGGGCCGCCAGGGCGCAGGGCAAGGTGTGGCACGAGGACGTGGCGGAAGCGGCGAGGCTGGCGGCCGCCGGGCAGCCGTTCGAGGTGGTGTACTACCCTCGCGCGAGCACGCCGGAGTTCTGCGTGCGCGCTGCGGCGGTCCGCGCAGCGATGCGGGTGCAATGGTCCCCCGGGATGCGGTTCAAGATGGTGTTCGAGACCGAGGATTCCTCCCGGATCAGCTGGTTCATGGGCACCGTCGCCGGCGTCCAGGTCGCGGACCCCATCCGTTGGCCGCAATCGCCTTGGCGACTTCTTCAG GTGACCTGGGACGAGCCGGACCTCCTGCAGAACGTGAAGCGGGTGAGTCCGTGGCTGATCGAGCTAGTGTCGAGCATGCCGGCCATCCACCTCGCCTCCTTCTCGCCTCCGCGCAAGAAGCCTCGGATCCCGGCGTACCCGGAGTTCTTCCCCTTCGAGGGGCAGCTCCTCAACCCGGCGTTCCCCCCAAGCCCACTGGCACACggccaccacgaccaccattaCCTTCACACCTACCCATCGTTCTTCCCATTCCCGGACGGCAGTGCTCCTGCAGCCATACAGGGAGCCAGGCATGCGCAATTTGTTCCATCTTTATCAGATCTCCACCTTACCCACCTGCAGTCGAGCCTGCTGTACCCCGGGCTCCGCCGTCCCGATCATGTCGGTCCGAAGACTCCTATCCCGCCAAGAATCAACACTGACCTGACCATCGGCGGCGCGCCGGCGCGCGACGACGTGTCGTGCGCTCTTTCCATTAGCGCCACTAAGAAGCCAGACGCCGTCAAGCCGGCGGGGCTAGTTCTGTTCGGACAGACCATACTAACCGAGCAGCAGATGAGCCTCAGCAGCTCCGGCTGCGCCACATCCCCGGAGGCAACCGGGAACAGCTCGCTCAACTGGAACGCCGAGAAAGGAGCCAATGTCTCGGAGGGCTCGGGCTCCGGCGTCATCCAGAACAGCCCGACCAACAAAGCGTCGTCGGAGAGGCTGCAGTGGTTCAGGGACAGCAGCCAGATCACCGAGCTCAGCTTGGAGCCCGGGCAATGCAAGGTGTTCATCGAGTCGGACACGGTCGGCCGGAACCTCGACCTTTCAGCTCTGAGCTCGTTCGACGAGCTCTACGGCCGCCTGTCCGAGATGTTCTGCATCGAGAGCGCAGAGCTGAGGAGCCGCGTGCTCTACCGCGGCGCCACCGGTGAAGTGAAACACGCCGGCGACGAGCCCTTCAG CGATTTCGTCAAGTCGGCACGGAGGTTTACGATATTAACCGATGCTGGGAGCGACAACTTAGGAAGCTAA